The following are encoded together in the Prionailurus viverrinus isolate Anna chromosome B3, UM_Priviv_1.0, whole genome shotgun sequence genome:
- the SLC39A9 gene encoding zinc transporter ZIP9 isoform X3 yields MLLVDQIGSSHVHSTDDPETARPSNSKITTTLGLVVHAAADGVALGAAASTSQTSVQLIVFVAIMLHKAPAAFGLVSFLMHAGLERNRIRKHLLVFALAAPVMAMVTYLGLSKSSKEALSEVNATGVAMLFSAGTFLYVATVHVLPEVGGMGHSHKPDPTGGRGLSRLEVAALVLGCLIPLILSVGHQH; encoded by the exons ATGTTGCTCGTAGACCAGATTGGCAGCTCCCATGTGCATTCTACTGATG ATCCAGAAACAGCAAGGCCCAGCAATTCCAAAATCACTACCACGCTGGGTCTGGTCGTCCATGCTGCAG CCGACGGTGTTGCCTTAGGAGCGGCAGCCTCTACTTCCCAGACTAGCGTCCAATTGATTGTGTTTGTGGCAATAATGCTACATAAG gcaccAGCTGCTTTTGGGCTGGTTTCCTTCTTAATGCACGCTGGCCTAGAACGGAATCGAATCAGAAAACATTTACTGGTGTTTGCGCTTGCAGCACCAGTTATGGCCATGGTGACATACTTAGGACTAAGTAAG AGCAGTAAAGAAGCCCTTTCAGAGGTCAATGCCACTGGGGTGGCCATGCTTTTCTCTGCCGGGACATTTCTTTATGTTGCCACAGTACATGTCCTCCCGGAGGTGGGCGGAATGGGGCACAGTCACAAACCCGACCCCACTGGCGGGAGGGGCCTCAGCCGCCTGGAGGTGGCAGCCCTGGTTCTGGGTTGCCTCATCCCACTCATCCTGTCAGTAGGACACCAGCATTAA